A window of the Streptomyces sp. NBC_00250 genome harbors these coding sequences:
- a CDS encoding SDR family oxidoreductase, which yields MGHASRVRCAPMSIAVVTGAGSGIGRSVAHALAAAGWSVALAGRRADALEETAAALPAGDAGPGDFLVVPTDVTSAEQVAALFTAVRDRYGRVDLLFNNAGTFAGGGVPVEDLDPDTWRAVVDVNLTGAFLCAQAAFRTMKEQDPQGGRIINNGSISAHVPRPHSIAYTATKHAMTGLTKSLSLDGRPYRIACGQLDIGNAATEMTARMQTGILQANGELAVEPVMDAADVAATVVHMAALPLEANVQFATVMATGMPYIGRG from the coding sequence ATGGGGCACGCGTCTCGCGTACGCTGCGCGCCCATGAGCATCGCAGTGGTGACGGGAGCGGGTTCGGGCATCGGCCGCAGCGTGGCCCACGCCCTCGCGGCGGCCGGCTGGTCGGTGGCCCTGGCAGGACGCCGGGCGGACGCCCTGGAGGAGACGGCGGCGGCCCTGCCCGCCGGGGACGCCGGGCCGGGCGACTTCCTGGTCGTCCCGACGGACGTGACGTCGGCGGAGCAGGTGGCGGCCCTCTTCACGGCGGTACGGGACCGCTACGGCCGCGTCGACCTGCTCTTCAACAACGCCGGCACGTTCGCGGGCGGCGGCGTCCCCGTCGAGGACCTGGACCCGGACACCTGGCGCGCGGTCGTCGACGTCAACCTGACGGGCGCGTTCCTCTGCGCCCAGGCGGCCTTCCGGACCATGAAGGAACAGGACCCGCAGGGCGGCCGGATCATCAACAACGGATCGATCTCCGCCCACGTACCGCGCCCGCACTCGATCGCGTACACGGCGACGAAGCACGCGATGACGGGCCTGACGAAATCCCTGTCGCTCGACGGACGCCCGTACCGGATCGCCTGCGGTCAGCTGGACATCGGCAACGCGGCGACGGAGATGACGGCCCGCATGCAGACCGGCATCCTCCAGGCCAACGGGGAACTGGCCGTGGAGCCGGTGATGGACGCGGCGGACGTGGCGGCGACGGTGGTGCACATGGCGGCACTGCCGCTGGAGGCGAACGTGCAGTTCGCGACGGTGATGGCGACGGGGATGCCGTACATCGGGCGGGGATGA
- a CDS encoding alkaline phosphatase D family protein, with the protein MNRVHDVHEHSEELRAAARHFGRRRFLTVTGAAAALAFATQLPVAGAAAAAELDGRRVTEDPFTLGVASGDPLPGSVLLWTRLAPRPFEPGGGLPAERVSVHWELARDERFGRTVRRGRATAHPEFSHTVHVEVDHLDPDREFFYRFRVGDWTSPVGRTRTAPAPWAHKAGLKLAAVSCQAYHDGYFTAYRHLAQDDVDVVFHLGDYLYEYAVNATGGARAYTDRTLPAVFNRETLTLDDYRLRYGLYKSDPDLRAAHAAHPFVVTWDDHETENNYAGGIPENSVPPEEFLLRRAAAYRAYWEHQPLRAPQRPEGPDMRLYRRLGFGRLAQFDILDTRQYRSDQAYGDGWQVPGPESENPARTMTGATQERWLLDGWRRSRARWNVLPQQVVLAERRDRPTADFKLSMDSWDGYPASRQRILAGAEAAGVENLMVLTGDVHVGYGLDIKADFRDPASRTVGTEIVATSISSGKDGADRPSNYDKLMQSNPHLRFFNGRRGYVTVALGEESARADFRTVPYVTTQGAPVTTAASFVTEAGDPGLKPA; encoded by the coding sequence ATGAACCGCGTACACGACGTCCACGAACATTCCGAGGAACTCCGCGCCGCCGCACGGCACTTCGGCCGGCGCCGGTTCCTCACCGTCACCGGGGCCGCCGCCGCGCTCGCCTTCGCGACCCAGTTGCCCGTCGCCGGCGCCGCGGCCGCCGCCGAGCTCGACGGCCGGCGTGTCACCGAGGACCCGTTCACCCTCGGCGTGGCGTCCGGCGACCCGCTGCCCGGGTCCGTCCTGCTCTGGACCCGGCTCGCGCCCCGCCCCTTCGAGCCCGGCGGCGGACTGCCCGCCGAGCGGGTCTCCGTGCACTGGGAGCTGGCCCGCGACGAGCGCTTCGGCCGGACCGTGCGGCGCGGGCGCGCCACCGCGCATCCGGAGTTCTCGCACACCGTCCACGTCGAGGTCGACCACCTCGACCCGGACCGCGAGTTCTTCTACCGCTTCCGGGTCGGCGACTGGACCAGCCCCGTCGGCCGCACCCGCACCGCGCCCGCCCCCTGGGCCCACAAGGCCGGTCTGAAGCTCGCCGCCGTCTCCTGCCAGGCGTACCACGACGGGTACTTCACGGCCTACCGCCACCTCGCGCAGGACGACGTCGACGTCGTCTTCCACCTCGGCGACTACCTGTACGAGTACGCCGTGAACGCCACCGGCGGCGCCCGCGCCTACACCGACCGGACCCTCCCGGCCGTCTTCAACCGCGAGACGCTCACCCTGGACGACTACCGGCTCCGGTACGGGCTCTACAAGTCGGACCCCGACCTGCGGGCCGCGCACGCCGCCCACCCCTTCGTCGTCACCTGGGACGACCACGAGACCGAGAACAACTACGCGGGCGGCATCCCCGAGAACAGCGTCCCGCCGGAGGAGTTCCTGCTCCGCCGCGCCGCCGCCTACCGCGCCTACTGGGAGCACCAGCCGCTCCGCGCGCCCCAGCGGCCCGAGGGCCCCGACATGCGGCTCTACCGGCGGCTGGGCTTCGGGCGGCTCGCCCAGTTCGACATCCTCGACACCCGCCAGTACCGCTCCGACCAGGCGTACGGCGACGGCTGGCAGGTGCCGGGACCGGAGTCCGAGAACCCGGCGCGGACGATGACCGGCGCCACGCAGGAGCGGTGGCTGCTGGACGGCTGGCGCCGGTCCCGGGCCCGCTGGAACGTGCTGCCGCAGCAGGTCGTCCTCGCCGAGCGCCGCGACCGGCCCACCGCCGACTTCAAGCTCTCCATGGACTCCTGGGACGGCTACCCGGCCTCCCGGCAGCGGATCCTCGCGGGGGCGGAGGCCGCCGGCGTCGAGAACCTGATGGTGCTGACCGGTGACGTCCACGTCGGTTACGGCCTCGACATCAAGGCCGACTTCCGCGACCCGGCCTCGCGGACCGTCGGCACCGAGATCGTCGCCACCTCGATCAGCAGCGGCAAGGACGGCGCCGACCGCCCGTCGAACTACGACAAGCTCATGCAGTCCAACCCGCACCTGAGGTTCTTCAACGGGCGGCGCGGCTACGTGACGGTCGCGCTCGGCGAGGAGAGCGCCCGGGCCGACTTCCGCACGGTGCCGTACGTGACGACCCAGGGCGCACCCGTCACCACGGCCGCCTCCTTCGTCACGGAGGCGGGCGACCCCGGCCTCAAGCCGGCGTGA
- a CDS encoding Gfo/Idh/MocA family protein produces the protein MSDTVRWGILATGGIAERFTTDLLTLDGAEVVAVASRTEASAKAFADRFGIPRAYGEWDGLFADEDVDVVYVATPHHAHREAAGRALEAGKAVLCEKALTLNAREAAELATLSRDRGLFLMEAMWMYCNPLIRRLTELVRDGAIGEIRTVQADFGLAGPFAADHRLRDPAVGGGALLDLGVYPVSFAQLLLGEPDKVHAHALLSPEGVDLNTGMLLGWSDSGASALLSCSLDGDTPLTASVTGSLGRIDVPRGFFFPERFTLHRNGQEPEEVVSDNDPHSLRHEATEVMRCLRAGETESPLVPLEGSLAVMRTLDAVRDRIGVRYPQEQPVEQA, from the coding sequence ATGAGCGACACGGTGCGCTGGGGAATCCTGGCGACGGGCGGCATAGCGGAACGGTTCACCACGGACCTGCTGACGCTCGACGGTGCGGAGGTCGTCGCGGTGGCGTCCCGTACCGAGGCGTCGGCGAAGGCCTTCGCCGACCGGTTCGGGATCCCGCGGGCGTACGGCGAATGGGACGGGCTCTTCGCCGACGAGGACGTCGACGTCGTGTACGTGGCGACCCCGCACCACGCGCACCGGGAGGCGGCCGGGCGCGCCCTGGAGGCGGGCAAGGCGGTGCTCTGCGAGAAGGCTCTCACGCTCAACGCGCGCGAGGCAGCGGAACTCGCCACCCTGTCCCGGGACCGTGGACTCTTCCTGATGGAGGCCATGTGGATGTACTGCAACCCGCTGATCCGGCGCCTCACGGAGCTGGTCCGCGACGGGGCGATCGGCGAGATCAGGACCGTACAGGCGGACTTCGGGCTCGCGGGCCCGTTCGCGGCGGACCACCGGCTGCGGGACCCGGCGGTGGGCGGCGGTGCACTGCTCGACCTGGGCGTGTACCCGGTGTCGTTCGCACAGCTGCTGCTCGGTGAGCCGGACAAGGTCCACGCGCACGCGCTGCTCTCTCCGGAGGGCGTCGACCTCAACACCGGCATGCTGCTCGGCTGGTCGGACTCGGGGGCCTCGGCCCTGCTGTCCTGCTCGCTCGACGGGGACACGCCGCTGACGGCCTCGGTGACGGGTTCGCTGGGCCGGATCGACGTTCCGCGCGGCTTCTTCTTCCCGGAACGGTTCACGCTCCACCGCAACGGCCAGGAGCCGGAGGAGGTCGTCTCGGACAACGACCCGCACTCCCTCCGGCACGAGGCCACCGAGGTGATGCGCTGCCTGCGGGCGGGCGAGACGGAGTCCCCGCTCGTCCCCCTCGAAGGCTCCCTCGCGGTGATGCGGACGCTCGACGCGGTACGGGACCGCATCGGCGTCCGCTATCCCCAGGAACAGCCGGTCGAGCAGGCGTGA
- a CDS encoding Bcr/CflA family multidrug efflux MFS transporter: MPESGQKTTQGHITESSPVVTATRRTGLLVTLVLGGLTALPPLSMDMYLPALPEVTGALNAPAATVQLTLTACLAGMALGQLVVGPMSDKWGRRRPLLIGMIVYVLATAVCALAPTAETLIGFRLLQGLAGAAGIVIARAVVRDLYDGVEMARFFSTLMLISGVAPIIAPLIGGQILRITDWRGVFYVLTVIGILLTLVVWRFLAETLPPERRHEGGVGQALRTMKGLLADRVFAGYMLTGGLAFAALFAYISASPFVVQEIYGASPQTFSLLFGLNSIGLVAVGQINGKLLVGRVSLDKALGWGLGTILVSSLALLLMTSGVFGEVGLVPIAAGLFVLMSAMGLAMPNTNAQALMRTPHAAGSASALLGTTSFLVGAVASPLVGIAGEHTAVPMAVVQLTCAVLALACFLGLCRPWQAAKTAKAATGI, from the coding sequence ATGCCGGAGAGCGGCCAGAAAACAACACAAGGACACATAACCGAAAGTTCCCCGGTCGTCACCGCCACCCGGCGGACCGGGCTGCTCGTCACCCTCGTCCTGGGTGGGCTGACCGCCCTGCCCCCGCTCTCCATGGACATGTACCTCCCGGCCCTGCCCGAGGTCACCGGCGCGCTGAACGCCCCCGCCGCCACCGTCCAGCTCACCCTCACCGCCTGCCTCGCCGGCATGGCCCTCGGCCAGCTCGTCGTCGGCCCCATGAGCGACAAGTGGGGCCGCCGCCGCCCGCTGCTCATCGGCATGATCGTGTACGTCCTCGCCACCGCCGTCTGCGCCCTCGCCCCCACCGCCGAGACGCTCATCGGCTTCCGGCTGCTCCAGGGCCTCGCCGGCGCCGCCGGGATCGTCATCGCCCGCGCGGTCGTCCGCGACCTGTACGACGGCGTGGAGATGGCCCGGTTCTTCTCCACCCTGATGCTGATCTCCGGCGTCGCCCCGATCATCGCGCCCCTCATCGGCGGCCAGATCCTGCGGATCACCGACTGGCGGGGCGTCTTCTACGTCCTCACCGTCATCGGCATCCTCCTCACCCTCGTCGTCTGGCGCTTCCTCGCCGAGACGCTGCCGCCCGAGCGCCGGCACGAGGGCGGTGTCGGTCAGGCCCTGCGCACCATGAAGGGCCTGCTCGCCGACCGGGTCTTCGCCGGGTACATGCTGACCGGCGGGCTCGCGTTCGCCGCCCTCTTCGCCTACATATCGGCGTCGCCGTTCGTCGTGCAGGAGATCTACGGGGCCTCACCGCAGACCTTCAGCCTGCTCTTCGGCCTCAACTCGATCGGACTCGTCGCCGTCGGCCAGATCAACGGCAAGCTGCTCGTCGGCCGCGTCAGCCTCGACAAGGCGCTCGGCTGGGGCCTCGGGACCATCCTCGTCTCCTCGCTCGCGCTGCTCCTCATGACCAGCGGCGTCTTCGGAGAGGTCGGACTCGTGCCGATCGCGGCCGGACTCTTCGTCCTGATGTCCGCGATGGGCCTCGCCATGCCGAACACCAACGCCCAGGCCCTGATGCGCACCCCGCACGCCGCCGGGTCCGCGTCCGCCCTGCTCGGCACGACGTCCTTCCTCGTCGGCGCCGTCGCCTCCCCCCTCGTCGGCATCGCCGGCGAACACACCGCCGTCCCGATGGCGGTCGTCCAGCTGACCTGCGCCGTCCTGGCCCTGGCCTGCTTCCTGGGCCTGTGCAGGCCGTGGCAGGCGGCGAAGACGGCGAAGGCGGCCACGGGGATCTAG
- a CDS encoding hemerythrin domain-containing protein → MCHYCGCREIPLIKEFIAEHESVTDLAGDAVRALDGGDRDRARTLAARMAVELRAHWAGEERGLFAVMRENEEYTAYVDALALEHRELAAFLDGLDLDSAEQRAAFVRAVDELHTHIAKEEDGLFPASLTELTGEQWDRSIDAWRTVHSRDPLPGRPG, encoded by the coding sequence ATGTGCCACTACTGCGGGTGCCGCGAGATCCCGCTGATCAAGGAGTTCATCGCCGAGCACGAATCGGTCACCGACCTCGCCGGAGACGCGGTGCGCGCCCTCGACGGCGGCGACCGCGACCGCGCCCGGACGCTCGCCGCGCGGATGGCCGTCGAGCTCCGGGCCCACTGGGCGGGGGAGGAGCGGGGGCTGTTCGCGGTCATGCGGGAGAACGAGGAGTACACGGCGTACGTCGACGCCCTCGCCCTGGAACACCGGGAACTGGCCGCCTTCCTGGACGGCCTCGACCTCGACTCGGCCGAGCAGCGGGCCGCGTTCGTCCGCGCCGTCGACGAGCTGCACACGCACATCGCCAAGGAGGAGGACGGCCTCTTCCCGGCCTCCCTGACCGAACTCACGGGTGAGCAGTGGGACCGCTCCATCGACGCCTGGAGGACGGTCCACTCCCGG